A window of the Miscanthus floridulus cultivar M001 chromosome 14, ASM1932011v1, whole genome shotgun sequence genome harbors these coding sequences:
- the LOC136502641 gene encoding uncharacterized protein, whose amino-acid sequence MLCCAGHLAPLLLFALLSVSSLQLVHGSHQDQEFREAVGSRILLQTNPDSHEVHCSRERSRAAWEAIDEYLMPFVEKEKYELPSKCRLRPDNDMFREQEQHKIHFDINEWHCGFCKKAFRAEKFLDQHFENRHKNLVDNSEGRCMADLCRALHCDLMMQFKKPKSKCNAAAATRNRHLCESLADSCFPVNQGLAASRLHEFFLRQFCDAHTCNKGTKPFPKGGRKQTNRFYLALCILTLILLPLFYLIVFLHQREMRKGTQDLKRFSKIGQKKKPS is encoded by the exons ATGCTTTGCTGTGCTGGCCACCTGGCGCCCCTTCTCCTCTTCGCACTGCTCTCTGTCTCTTCCCTTCAGCTCGTCCACGGATCCCATCAGGACCAG GAATTCCGTGAAGCTGTTGGATCCAG AATTCTTCTTCAAACAAATCCAGATTCACATGAGGTGCATTGCTCAAGGGAAAGGAGCCGTGCAGCTTGGGAAGCTATTGATGAG TATTTGATGCCCTTCGTGGAAAAAGAGAAATATGAGCTCCCAAGCAAATGTAGACTTCGTCCTGATAatgacatgtttcgggagcaagAGCAACATAAGATTCATTTTGATATTAATGAGTGGCATTGTGGCTTTTGCAAGAAAGCTTTCCGAGCAGAGAAGttccttgatcaacattttgAAAATCGGCACAAGAATCTTGTGGATAAT AGCGAAGGAAGATGCATGGCAGATCTATGCAGAGCACTTCACTGCGATCTGATGATGCAGTTCAAGAAACCAAAAAGTAAATGCAATGCAGCTGCAGCTACAAGGAATCGTCATCTTTGTGAG AGCCTTGCAGACAGTTGCTTTCCTGTTAATCAAGGTCTTGCTGCCAGCCGTCTTCATG AATTCTTCTTGCGCCAATTTTGTGATGCTCACACTTGCAATAAGGGAACTAAACCTTTCCCCAAAGGTGGCAGG AAACAAACAAACAGGTTTTACTTGGCTCTCTGCATCTTGACCCTGATACTTTTGCCCCTGTTCTATCTCATTGTGTTCCTGCACCAAAG GGAAATGAGGAAAGGTACCCAAGATCTAAAACGGTTTTCAAAAATTGGGCAGAAGAAAAAGCCATCCTAG